CCGTTAAAATCCGCCGCCCGCAAAATTCGGGCATAATATTTTTTTAATTTCTTGCCGCTCAAATCTTTCACCGCCAGCGTCAGCGCCTGCTCCAGGCACGTCCTTTTCTGCGCCAAACATTTCTGCGTAATTTCCATTTGCCAAAGCTGCCGGCGCTGCTGTACCGAGAGCGCGCGTTCTTTTTCCAGCTCAGCGGCCGCTTTTTTGCGCGCGGCGTTGAGCTGTTTTTGCGCGGCGGACAGCTTTTGCGCGGCGGCGGTCTGCGCGGCCGCCAGGATTTTCCCGGCCTGGTTTTGCGCTTCCGCCAAAATTTTTTTCTTAATATCGTCTAACGCCACAGCCGCTCCATTACAACCGAATATTCATCAAAAGCAATATCGACATCAGCAGTCCCAGCACGGCGTAAGTTTCCACCATCGCCGCAAGGATCAAGCCTTTGCCGACTTCGTCAGGTTTGCGGCCGACCATGGCAATACCCGCCGCGGCAACCCGTCCCTGATAAATGCCTGAAATTACGCCGCCGATCGCCATTGGCAGGCAGGCGAATAAAATCTGCAGGCCGGCTTCACTGGACACCGGCAGAGCGCCGCCCAGCAAATTAGTTTTCAGGATCACCCAAAAAGCAACCAAAAACCCGTAAATACCCTGCGTGCCCGGCAGAGCCTGCAACAGCAGCGTCTTGCCGAATTTATCGGGGTCTTCCGCCACCACGCCAGCCGCCACTTCCCCGGCCAAACCAACACCCACTGACGAGCCGATGCCGCCGCCGCCGATCGCCAGCGCCGCTCCTAAAATCGCACACATTAAACCGATATCCATAATTTTCTCCTTTCGTTTTTTGCTCTGCAAAAATTTATTTATTCCAAGCTAACATATTTTGTCTGCCAAGAAAATGGCCGAAAAAACCGCCCCCCTCCCTCGAAAAATTTTGAAAAATATTCCACATACTGCAGGCGCGCCGAATGGACAAACGAGCCAAGCATGTTGACCAAAAAATCAAAAATGTGGCCGAAGATCAAGATCACGATCATCACACCGAGGCCGACGATCGGGATCCCGCCGGTCAGCGCGGCTAAATAATTTATGACCAAAGCCATCACCGCCGTCACCAGCCCTAGCGCAAAGATCCGCGTGTAGGAGAGCAGGTCGCCAAGGTATCCCGACAGCCTGTACAAACTCAAAAGCCCCGAGCCGAGTTTCAGGAGCGGATTTTTTTGGTGCCGCCCTTGCGTCAAAACCAGAAACACCGCGCTGCCGATTACTATATATTTAAAAATGTTCGCCAGCAGCGCGGCGGCGGCCGACCAGCTCTGACCCGCTGGCAGCAAGCTCAAGCCCGCCCAGCCAAAAATTGCCAGCAGGAAAACGAACCAGCAGCCGGAAGCCAAAAACGCCGCCGCCCAGCCTTTTTGTCTGCCGTCTAAAACCCAGCGCAAAAAAAGGCCGGCCAGCATTTGCAGCGCGCCCAACCCCACGGAAAGCCCGAGCAGCGGCAGCGGACTGTCCAGCGGGTCGATAATTTTCAGGCTCAAGAAAAAATTTCTCACATCCGGCCAGGGCAGTATATTGAAGTCCAGACCAAAC
This window of the Candidatus Margulisiibacteriota bacterium genome carries:
- a CDS encoding V-type ATP synthase subunit K; amino-acid sequence: MDIGLMCAILGAALAIGGGGIGSSVGVGLAGEVAAGVVAEDPDKFGKTLLLQALPGTQGIYGFLVAFWVILKTNLLGGALPVSSEAGLQILFACLPMAIGGVISGIYQGRVAAAGIAMVGRKPDEVGKGLILAAMVETYAVLGLLMSILLLMNIRL